The proteins below come from a single Piscinibacter gummiphilus genomic window:
- a CDS encoding glutaredoxin domain-containing protein, whose translation MPRPILDEPLLHPAIRDKVANLHADIVHNVRSAAASNPVLVVGMAFNMPARRARRALDTAGVPYQYLQFGSYLSGWRRRNALKMWTGWPTFPMVFVKGQLIGGASDLDRLIASGELKRLLGQ comes from the coding sequence ATGCCGCGCCCCATCCTCGACGAACCCCTGCTGCACCCGGCCATCCGCGACAAGGTCGCCAACCTGCACGCCGACATCGTGCACAACGTGCGCTCGGCAGCGGCATCGAACCCGGTGCTGGTGGTGGGCATGGCGTTCAACATGCCCGCGCGGCGTGCCCGGCGTGCGCTCGACACCGCCGGCGTGCCCTACCAATACCTCCAGTTCGGCAGCTACCTGAGCGGCTGGCGGCGGCGCAACGCGCTCAAGATGTGGACCGGCTGGCCCACCTTCCCGATGGTGTTCGTCAAAGGCCAGCTGATCGGCGGCGCGAGCGATCTGGACAGGCTCATCGCCAGCGGCGAGTTGAAGCGTCTGCTGGGGCAATGA